The following coding sequences are from one Deltaproteobacteria bacterium window:
- a CDS encoding ABC transporter substrate-binding protein produces MITIAHSPDTDDFFLFWAIARQKIDLKGLNFQFSQHDTRILNRLAANCSHDVVAISLAAYPMVRENYLILPHGASIGRGYGPVLVSKLLFPIESINDMRVGIPGDTTTAAAVLRELAPDVKTVEYSIEPFNVGFSALERQEIDALLLIHEGQISYGRRNLNLIVDLGKWWCEKTGLPLPLGVNAIRKDLGPELISKVSFVLRASIKYALEHKQDVLRDLVGINLQRNADVSDHKQICQYLDMYANRDSLELTEDCKRAISLLIAKLTGLLPESIIEYAP; encoded by the coding sequence GTGATCACGATAGCACATAGTCCGGACACGGATGACTTTTTTTTATTTTGGGCGATTGCCAGGCAAAAAATTGACCTAAAAGGGCTCAATTTTCAATTCTCTCAGCACGACACTAGAATATTAAATCGCCTAGCTGCTAATTGCTCTCATGATGTGGTAGCAATTTCCCTAGCTGCTTACCCTATGGTTCGAGAGAATTATCTAATACTTCCTCATGGAGCTAGCATCGGACGTGGCTATGGGCCAGTATTAGTTTCTAAACTTCTTTTCCCCATTGAAAGCATTAACGACATGCGCGTAGGTATTCCTGGAGATACTACAACTGCCGCCGCCGTACTTCGAGAATTAGCTCCAGACGTAAAAACAGTGGAGTATTCCATTGAGCCATTTAATGTGGGATTTTCTGCGCTAGAACGGCAAGAAATCGATGCACTATTGCTTATTCACGAGGGACAGATTTCTTATGGACGTCGAAACTTAAATTTAATAGTCGATTTGGGGAAATGGTGGTGCGAAAAAACAGGTTTGCCACTACCACTAGGCGTAAACGCAATTAGAAAGGATTTGGGCCCAGAACTTATAAGTAAAGTCTCATTCGTTTTGAGAGCGTCTATTAAATATGCGCTAGAACATAAGCAGGATGTTTTGCGGGATTTAGTTGGTATCAATTTACAGAGAAACGCGGACGTTAGTGATCACAAGCAAATCTGCCAGTATTTAGATATGTACGCCAATCGCGACTCCTTGGAGCTTACCGAAGACTGCAAAAGGGCTATTTCTCTGTTAATTGCCAAACTCACTGGGCTATTGCCCGAATCGATAATCGAATACGCCCCATAA
- the trmB gene encoding tRNA (guanosine(46)-N7)-methyltransferase TrmB, translating into MNPYRDKSYSFPGRIINSDECVENHSLIRSICDCSNEIYCEIGSGSGEHLLELGRRNPKAAFFGFELRFKRAVRTIEKAKRDSVENVYVLRMDARKLDEIFSNIKLSAVYVNFPDPWPKTKQRRHRILNTAFMHTCLDRLKTGGFLSVKTDHEEYFKSFLDLAKSFHNFSILEETFDIYGSEFIANNISTEFEKLFVHQEKPIYYAKLVVVS; encoded by the coding sequence GTGAATCCTTATCGCGATAAATCATATAGCTTCCCAGGAAGGATTATTAATTCGGATGAATGTGTGGAGAACCACTCACTGATTCGTTCGATCTGCGACTGCTCGAATGAGATTTACTGTGAGATAGGTTCTGGCTCGGGTGAGCATTTGCTCGAGCTAGGTCGGAGAAACCCAAAGGCGGCTTTCTTTGGTTTTGAACTACGATTTAAAAGGGCTGTGAGAACTATCGAAAAGGCTAAGCGTGATTCTGTCGAAAATGTCTACGTTCTAAGAATGGATGCTCGCAAATTAGATGAAATTTTTTCCAATATTAAACTCTCGGCAGTTTATGTAAATTTTCCAGACCCATGGCCAAAGACTAAGCAAAGAAGACATAGAATATTAAATACAGCTTTCATGCACACTTGCTTAGATAGGCTTAAGACGGGCGGCTTTTTATCAGTAAAGACAGATCATGAAGAGTATTTCAAATCGTTCCTCGATTTGGCGAAATCATTTCATAATTTCAGCATATTAGAGGAAACTTTTGACATTTACGGAAGCGAGTTTATTGCTAATAACATCAGTACTGAATTTGAGAAGCTATTCGTGCACCAGGAAAAACCGATTTATTATGCGAAGTTAGTAGTGGTCAGTTGA
- a CDS encoding TetR/AcrR family transcriptional regulator, which produces MPSSHQGPVEDMPQGPRERVLNAALKLFVEQGYFNTNIPDISRESKCSIGSIYHHFLNKEEIASELYKLGIRHFRAALNDSVDQNANLETQVRSIVLAFLQFAETHLLWSHYLWLARHDEFLNTGVARPTSIGFDHLGRTITKAIKNGIRKGEIAKINAEVFWSILFGIPLSFMRDWLDGYTKNSPTEVAPIIADACWAALKGVPNS; this is translated from the coding sequence ATGCCTTCGTCGCACCAAGGACCGGTGGAGGACATGCCTCAGGGTCCTCGTGAGCGAGTGCTCAATGCGGCTCTTAAACTATTTGTCGAACAAGGTTATTTTAATACCAACATTCCCGATATAAGCCGCGAGTCAAAATGCTCCATCGGTTCAATCTATCATCATTTCTTAAATAAAGAGGAGATTGCCAGTGAGCTCTATAAACTGGGGATTCGGCATTTTCGCGCCGCATTAAACGACTCAGTAGATCAAAATGCAAATTTAGAGACGCAAGTGAGATCCATTGTGTTAGCTTTTTTGCAGTTTGCCGAAACCCATCTTCTTTGGTCTCATTATTTGTGGCTAGCTAGGCATGACGAATTTCTTAATACTGGAGTCGCTCGTCCGACTTCTATTGGTTTTGACCACCTGGGACGGACAATTACTAAGGCCATTAAGAATGGTATTCGCAAAGGCGAAATTGCGAAAATAAATGCCGAAGTTTTTTGGTCGATTCTTTTCGGCATACCACTTAGTTTTATGCGCGACTGGCTAGATGGATACACTAAAAACTCTCCCACTGAAGTTGCGCCGATCATTGCCGATGCATGTTGGGCTGCACTTAAGGGCGTACCCAATTCTTAA
- a CDS encoding SCP2 sterol-binding domain-containing protein, with protein MKQLSADDIFRKWNHLLEAGIVSGMGCSCFVTLEGSAPKTWEIKGAAIDLDNMALHSRASNDEIGQARNRCELSTSEDCFLSIAQGKLSPQVAFLHGQLKLAASHLSSALRLGPLIAELVEKSRV; from the coding sequence ATGAAGCAGCTATCGGCGGATGATATATTTAGAAAGTGGAATCACTTACTTGAGGCCGGAATCGTGTCTGGCATGGGTTGCTCTTGTTTTGTAACACTTGAAGGAAGCGCACCTAAAACTTGGGAGATAAAGGGAGCCGCCATCGATCTCGATAATATGGCGCTCCACAGCAGGGCTTCAAATGACGAGATCGGCCAAGCAAGAAATCGATGCGAATTATCCACCTCTGAAGATTGCTTTTTATCCATCGCACAAGGAAAGTTATCGCCACAGGTTGCTTTCTTGCATGGGCAATTAAAGCTTGCGGCAAGCCATTTGAGCTCTGCCTTGAGACTTGGTCCACTCATTGCGGAACTAGTAGAAAAATCAAGGGTTTAA
- a CDS encoding integration host factor subunit alpha, producing MSDSSRCLTKADLVDEIYVTLSFDKQKATALVEDYIELIKDGLLQDEKVMISGFGVFEVKSKKARPGRNPQTGDRIVLSPRNVVKFKPSQILRKKLNEGVDVGSDDCEEDDCHCPGGGD from the coding sequence ATGAGCGACTCCAGTAGATGTTTAACTAAAGCCGATTTAGTTGATGAGATTTATGTCACTTTATCTTTTGATAAGCAAAAAGCTACTGCCTTGGTGGAAGATTATATTGAGCTCATAAAGGACGGCTTGTTGCAGGACGAGAAGGTAATGATTTCTGGTTTCGGCGTTTTTGAAGTGAAGAGCAAGAAGGCTAGGCCAGGGCGCAATCCGCAAACAGGAGATCGTATAGTTTTGTCGCCGCGCAATGTCGTTAAGTTTAAGCCGAGTCAGATATTGCGAAAAAAACTCAATGAAGGCGTAGATGTTGGTTCCGACGACTGCGAAGAGGATGACTGCCACTGTCCAGGTGGGGGTGATTAG
- a CDS encoding SUF system NifU family Fe-S cluster assembly protein — translation MFDDLYQELILDHSQHSHNRGSLGNDVPNVFVNNPVCGDELHLWVDFSNGRVSEAKFSGRGCMISQASASMMTDLLKGADIVRLKQLIDDFQSALNGSGGEEDKKRLGDLVALEGVKDYPVRMRCALLAFEALRQIIQKAEAASPTQADTLKISVNCC, via the coding sequence GTGTTTGACGATCTTTATCAGGAACTAATACTAGACCATTCTCAGCACTCGCATAATAGGGGGAGCTTAGGCAATGACGTGCCAAATGTTTTTGTCAACAATCCCGTTTGCGGCGACGAATTGCATCTCTGGGTAGACTTTTCTAACGGTCGTGTTTCTGAGGCAAAATTTAGTGGGCGCGGATGCATGATTAGTCAGGCTTCGGCTTCTATGATGACGGATCTATTAAAGGGAGCCGATATTGTGCGTTTAAAACAGCTAATCGATGATTTCCAGAGCGCCTTAAATGGAAGCGGCGGCGAAGAGGACAAAAAACGCCTCGGCGATCTAGTAGCCCTAGAAGGGGTTAAGGATTACCCCGTGCGCATGCGCTGCGCTTTGCTAGCCTTTGAGGCGTTGCGCCAAATCATTCAAAAAGCTGAGGCTGCATCTCCTACTCAAGCCGACACGCTTAAAATAAGCGTCAACTGCTGCTAG